The Bombus fervidus isolate BK054 chromosome 6, iyBomFerv1, whole genome shotgun sequence genome contains a region encoding:
- the LOC139987917 gene encoding peritrophin-1-like, with protein MKALVFVVLVAFLICVNCKSQQSLDAYAQDCELITEKQMMIAHRCNCSNFIICSVNPPVLMSCPVGLRFNQEIQVCDYKFNVKCVPETGCPPS; from the exons ATGAAAG CCCTGGTTTTCGTTGTTCTTGTGGCTTTCCTGATTTGCGTAAACTGTAAGAGTCAACAGAGTCTAGATGCTTATGCACAAGATTGTGAACTTATAACCGAGAAGCAGATGATGATTGCTCATAGATGCAATTGCAgcaattttatcatttgttCGGTGAATCCGCCAGTTCTCATGTCGTGTCCAGTCGGCCTGCGCTTCAATCAAGAGATACAAGTTTGCGATTACAAATTCAACGTGAAATGCGTTCCCGAAACAGGATGTCCACCTTCGTAA